A stretch of the Arachis stenosperma cultivar V10309 chromosome 6, arast.V10309.gnm1.PFL2, whole genome shotgun sequence genome encodes the following:
- the LOC130935601 gene encoding uridine/cytidine kinase UKL1, chloroplastic isoform X2, whose protein sequence is MPEETTSIDYVMEAASGPHFSGLRLDGLLSSPPSSSTSSPAHRFSSAPDLSSALSPDSLNQPFVIGVSGGTASGKTTVCDMIIQQLHDHRVVLVNQDSFYRGLRPEELERVHEYNFDHPDAFDTEQLLECMRKLIAGQSVQVPIYDFKKHQRCSDSFRQVNASDVIILEGILVFHDQDVRDLMNMKIFVDTDADVRLARRIRRDTVERGRDINSVLEQYAKFVKPAFDDFVLPSKKYADVIIPRGGDNHVAIDLIVQHIRTKLGQHDLCKIYPNVYVIQSTFQIRGMHTLIRDKDISKHDFVFYSDRLIRLVVEHGLGHLPFTEKQVVTPTGSVYTGVDFCKKLCGVSIVRSGESMENALRACCKGIKIGKILIHRDGDDGQQLIYEKLPKDISERHVLLLDPVLATGNSANQAIELLIQKGVPESHIIFLNLISAPEGIHCVCKRFPALKIVTSEIDAALNDEFRVIPGLGEFGDRYFGTDD, encoded by the exons ATGCCGGAGGAAACCACGTCGATCGACTATGTCATGGAGGCAGCCTCGGGGCCACACTTCTCCGGTCTCCGCCTCGACGGCCTCCTCTCCTCCCCGCCCTCCTCCTCTACCTCCTCCCCCGCCCACCGCTTCTCCTCCGCACCCGATCTTTCCTCCGCCCTATCCCCCGATTCTCTCAACCAGCCCTTCGTTATTG GTGTTTCTGGAGGTACTGCTTCTGGGAAGACCACTGTCTGTGACATGATCATTCAGCAGCTTCATGATCACCGCGTTGTTCTTGTCAATCAG GATTCATTTTACCGTGGTTTGAGACCTGAAGAGTTGGAAAGAGTTCACGAGTACAATTTTGATCATCCAg ATGCCTTCGACACCGAACAGCTATTAGAGTGCATGAGAAAGCTTATTGCTGGCCAGAGTGTGCAGGTGCCAATTTATGACTTTAAGAAGCACCAACGGTGTTCAGATAGTTTTCGGCAG GTCAATGCTTCTGATGTCATTATATTGGAGGGAATTCTTGTTTTCCATGATCAGGATGTCCGGGATTTAATGAACATGAAGATCTTTGTTGACACAG ATGCTGATGTGAGACTAGCTCGTAGGATTAGACGTGACACAGTGGAGCGAGGGAGGGACATAAACTCTGTTCTTGAACAG TACGCAAAGTTTGTTAAGCCTGCCTTTGATGATTTTGTTCTACCGTCAAAGAAGTATGCTGATGTGATCATTCCTCGGGGAGGTGATAATCATGTTGCCATTGATTTGATCGTGCAACATATCCGCACAAAGCTTGGTCAACATGATCTGTGCAAAATATATCCAAATGTTTATGTTATTCAATCAACATTCCAG ATAAGGGGGATGCATACATTGATTCGTGACAAAGACATATCAAAGCATGATTTCGTATTTTATTCTGATCGGCTTATTCGTCTG GTTGTTGAGCATGGTCTTGGTCATCTCCCATTCACCGAAAAGCAAGTCGTTACTCCAACAG GATCTGTCTACACTGGTGTTGATTTCTGCAAGAAACTATGTGGTGTTTCAATTGTTCGAAG TGGTGAGAGCATGGAGAATGCACTTCGTGCATGTTGTAAGGGCATTAAAATAGGGAAAATTCTGATTCATCGGGATGGAGACGATGGACAACAG CTTATATATGAGAAGCTTCCCAAGGATATTTCAGAACGGCATGTCTTGCTTCTCGATCCTGTCCTTGCTACAG GTAACTCCGCCAACCAAGCAATTGAGTTACTCATTCAGAAAGGAGTTCCAGAGTCCCACATTATATTCCTGAATCTCATTTCT GCTCCTGAGGGGATCCATTGTGTGTGTAAACGGTTTCCCGCACTGAAAATTGTCACATCTGAGATTGATGCCGCCTTAAACGATGAGTTTCGGGTTATCCCTGGATTGGGCGAGTTTGGGGATCGCTACTTTGGTACAGATGATTGA
- the LOC130935601 gene encoding uridine/cytidine kinase UKL1, chloroplastic isoform X1: MPEETTSIDYVMEAASGPHFSGLRLDGLLSSPPSSSTSSPAHRFSSAPDLSSALSPDSLNQPFVIGVSGGTASGKTTVCDMIIQQLHDHRVVLVNQDSFYRGLRPEELERVHEYNFDHPDAFDTEQLLECMRKLIAGQSVQVPIYDFKKHQRCSDSFRQVNASDVIILEGILVFHDQDVRDLMNMKIFVDTDADVRLARRIRRDTVERGRDINSVLEQYAKFVKPAFDDFVLPSKKYADVIIPRGGDNHVAIDLIVQHIRTKLGQHDLCKIYPNVYVIQSTFQIRGMHTLIRDKDISKHDFVFYSDRLIRLVVEHGLGHLPFTEKQVVTPTGSVYTGVDFCKKLCGVSIVRSGESMENALRACCKGIKIGKILIHRDGDDGQQVYKTFRTEVTYRRDLIYRMDVVFNGRILCFFEQLIYEKLPKDISERHVLLLDPVLATGNSANQAIELLIQKGVPESHIIFLNLISAPEGIHCVCKRFPALKIVTSEIDAALNDEFRVIPGLGEFGDRYFGTDD; encoded by the exons ATGCCGGAGGAAACCACGTCGATCGACTATGTCATGGAGGCAGCCTCGGGGCCACACTTCTCCGGTCTCCGCCTCGACGGCCTCCTCTCCTCCCCGCCCTCCTCCTCTACCTCCTCCCCCGCCCACCGCTTCTCCTCCGCACCCGATCTTTCCTCCGCCCTATCCCCCGATTCTCTCAACCAGCCCTTCGTTATTG GTGTTTCTGGAGGTACTGCTTCTGGGAAGACCACTGTCTGTGACATGATCATTCAGCAGCTTCATGATCACCGCGTTGTTCTTGTCAATCAG GATTCATTTTACCGTGGTTTGAGACCTGAAGAGTTGGAAAGAGTTCACGAGTACAATTTTGATCATCCAg ATGCCTTCGACACCGAACAGCTATTAGAGTGCATGAGAAAGCTTATTGCTGGCCAGAGTGTGCAGGTGCCAATTTATGACTTTAAGAAGCACCAACGGTGTTCAGATAGTTTTCGGCAG GTCAATGCTTCTGATGTCATTATATTGGAGGGAATTCTTGTTTTCCATGATCAGGATGTCCGGGATTTAATGAACATGAAGATCTTTGTTGACACAG ATGCTGATGTGAGACTAGCTCGTAGGATTAGACGTGACACAGTGGAGCGAGGGAGGGACATAAACTCTGTTCTTGAACAG TACGCAAAGTTTGTTAAGCCTGCCTTTGATGATTTTGTTCTACCGTCAAAGAAGTATGCTGATGTGATCATTCCTCGGGGAGGTGATAATCATGTTGCCATTGATTTGATCGTGCAACATATCCGCACAAAGCTTGGTCAACATGATCTGTGCAAAATATATCCAAATGTTTATGTTATTCAATCAACATTCCAG ATAAGGGGGATGCATACATTGATTCGTGACAAAGACATATCAAAGCATGATTTCGTATTTTATTCTGATCGGCTTATTCGTCTG GTTGTTGAGCATGGTCTTGGTCATCTCCCATTCACCGAAAAGCAAGTCGTTACTCCAACAG GATCTGTCTACACTGGTGTTGATTTCTGCAAGAAACTATGTGGTGTTTCAATTGTTCGAAG TGGTGAGAGCATGGAGAATGCACTTCGTGCATGTTGTAAGGGCATTAAAATAGGGAAAATTCTGATTCATCGGGATGGAGACGATGGACAACAGGTATATAAAACTTTCAGAACAGAAGTGACTTATAGGAGAGACCTCATCTATAGGATGGATGTTGTGTTTAATGGTAGAATCCTTTGCTTTTTTGAGCAGCTTATATATGAGAAGCTTCCCAAGGATATTTCAGAACGGCATGTCTTGCTTCTCGATCCTGTCCTTGCTACAG GTAACTCCGCCAACCAAGCAATTGAGTTACTCATTCAGAAAGGAGTTCCAGAGTCCCACATTATATTCCTGAATCTCATTTCT GCTCCTGAGGGGATCCATTGTGTGTGTAAACGGTTTCCCGCACTGAAAATTGTCACATCTGAGATTGATGCCGCCTTAAACGATGAGTTTCGGGTTATCCCTGGATTGGGCGAGTTTGGGGATCGCTACTTTGGTACAGATGATTGA